From one Rosa rugosa chromosome 4, drRosRugo1.1, whole genome shotgun sequence genomic stretch:
- the LOC133743600 gene encoding uncharacterized protein LOC133743600 gives MGGCFSVTAFEPSLHSSSPTAKVVSANGSLIEYPVPVSVSQVLTLEKAASPSSSTASFFVCNSDRFNYDSYIPALVSDHQLEADQIYFVLPVAKLQRRLTASDMAALAVRASLALQNASTASSSGKKDRTRRRNKNRVSPILVVKSEPRSEYDFVDYEADFTIGPSNSLMKKKVMAPEKAALGVSRSGSVRKLQRYSSKRVLKRAVRSFKLRLTPIQEGTEVF, from the coding sequence ATGGGTGGATGCTTCTCCGTGACCGCTTTTGAACCTTCTCTTCATTCTTCGTCTCCCACCGCCAAGGTTGTCTCCGCGAACGGAAGTCTCATAGAATACCCTGTTCCCGTTTCCGTCTCGCAAGTCCTCACGCTCGAGAAGGCAGCTTCTCCCTCTTCCTCCACGGCGTCGTTTTTCGTCTGCAACTCTGACCGGTTTAACTACGACTCTTATATTCCTGCTTTGGTTTCGGACCACCAACTCGAGGCTGATCAGATCTACTTCGTACTCCCGGTTGCTAAGCTCCAGCGGCGGCTGACTGCCTCGGATATGGCCGCTTTGGCTGTCAGGGCCAGCCTCGCCCTCCAAAATGCGTCCACGGCTTCTTCCTCGGGAAAAAAGGATCGTACTCGTCGCCGGAACAAGAACCGGGTTTCTCCCATTCTCGTTGTCAAGTCGGAGCCCAGATCGGAGTACGATTTTGTGGATTACGAGGCTGATTTTACGATTGGGCCCTCCAATTCTCTTATGAAGAAGAAGGTGATGGCGCCGGAGAAGGCTGCTTTGGGGGTTTCGAGATCTGGGTCCGTCCGGAAGTTGCAGAGATACTCATCTAAAAGAGTATTGAAGAGGGCCGTTCGGTCGTTTAAACTCAGATTGACCCCAATACAAGAAGGTACCGAGGTATTTTGA